One Nitrosopumilus piranensis genomic region harbors:
- a CDS encoding CBS domain-containing protein produces the protein MKYAKDYMHSPRTIKYESNLDDVLKKIIDEKKSRLLVTQNDKITGLVSEKDLGLFLLTDNSERKLNDIPLSEIYKKIISVNEKTELTECAELMLRQGIGSLVVTTNNEVSGIITKTDLVRFFTKIHANQKTVGEYMSPYYAWQYSDTPLYKVVLKMIDDKISRVIIRDHNETPVGIVTFRDLFNLVLKLGQQDDVLDNSDPLISVIFPRKGFVSDSGFGGSTKIDEIMSKDIVSVIYDDDLAKTGQIFLDKNINGAGVLSGHNNIIGIISKTDIVKALAFLK, from the coding sequence ATGAAATATGCTAAGGATTACATGCATTCTCCTAGAACCATCAAGTATGAGTCAAATCTTGATGATGTACTTAAAAAAATCATTGATGAGAAAAAAAGTAGATTACTTGTTACTCAAAATGACAAAATTACCGGTTTAGTGTCTGAAAAAGATCTTGGATTGTTTCTTCTTACTGATAATTCTGAAAGAAAACTCAATGACATCCCATTATCTGAAATTTATAAAAAAATAATTAGCGTTAATGAAAAAACGGAATTGACAGAATGTGCTGAACTTATGCTTAGACAGGGCATTGGTTCTTTGGTTGTGACTACAAATAATGAGGTGTCTGGAATCATAACAAAAACAGATCTAGTGAGATTCTTTACAAAAATACATGCTAATCAAAAGACTGTGGGTGAATACATGTCTCCTTATTATGCGTGGCAATATTCAGACACTCCTCTTTACAAAGTTGTACTCAAAATGATTGATGACAAAATTTCTCGTGTAATTATTCGTGATCATAATGAAACTCCTGTTGGAATTGTAACTTTTCGTGATTTGTTTAATCTGGTACTAAAATTAGGACAGCAAGATGATGTTCTTGATAACAGTGATCCTCTCATCTCAGTAATTTTTCCAAGAAAAGGATTTGTTTCTGATTCTGGATTTGGGGGCAGTACAAAAATTGATGAAATAATGAGTAAGGATATTGTATCTGTGATCTATGATGATGATTTGGCAAAAACTGGACAAATTTTTTTGGATAAAAACATTAACGGTGCAGGTGTTTTGTCTGGTCACAATAATATTATCGGCATAATTAGCAAGACTGATATTGTCAAGGCATTGGCATTTTTAAAATAA
- a CDS encoding SHOCT domain-containing protein, with translation MMFKSEKSIKEYLKKLPDDTIIKYYLDVEYSPFPILVIEEYTQRFKRKTKDEIIKDLKYQARLARKKTRELGKMAKKRKLVDDVTKQKSEEIINHAKKKGFEIGKIISRKKANLETQIKKTAKSGTVRKRISKKLKTSTQNHLDELEKLGKLRKQGLITAKEFQETKKKILSKI, from the coding sequence ATGATGTTTAAATCTGAAAAATCAATCAAAGAGTACCTCAAAAAATTACCAGATGACACAATAATCAAATACTATCTGGATGTAGAATACAGTCCATTTCCAATACTAGTGATTGAAGAATATACACAGCGATTCAAGAGAAAAACAAAAGATGAGATTATCAAAGATTTAAAATATCAAGCCAGACTAGCCCGCAAAAAAACTCGAGAATTGGGGAAAATGGCAAAAAAACGAAAGCTTGTAGATGATGTAACCAAACAAAAATCAGAAGAGATCATAAATCACGCAAAAAAGAAAGGGTTTGAGATAGGTAAAATAATTTCAAGGAAAAAAGCAAATTTGGAGACACAGATTAAGAAAACAGCAAAATCAGGCACAGTTAGAAAAAGGATTTCAAAGAAACTAAAAACCTCAACTCAAAATCATCTTGATGAATTAGAAAAACTTGGGAAATTAAGGAAACAAGGATTAATCACTGCAAAAGAATTTCAAGAAACTAAAAAGAAGATATTATCAAAGATTTAG
- a CDS encoding rhodanese-like domain-containing protein yields the protein MAEKITASALKSQKNDFVVIDVREDDELEGGKIDGSIHMPLGLSIRNAKKKQIEDLRGKKICTYCGTGYRGNLAADELIKEGFIAVTLEGGYPSWTQS from the coding sequence ATGGCTGAAAAAATAACTGCATCTGCGCTAAAATCTCAGAAAAATGATTTTGTAGTTATTGATGTGAGAGAAGATGATGAACTTGAGGGTGGAAAAATTGATGGTTCAATTCACATGCCTTTAGGTTTGAGCATTAGAAATGCAAAAAAGAAGCAGATTGAGGATCTTCGAGGAAAGAAAATCTGTACTTATTGTGGTACTGGTTATCGAGGAAATCTTGCTGCTGATGAATTAATTAAAGAGGGATTCATTGCAGTAACATTGGAAGGCGGATATCCTTCCTGGACCCAGTCCTAA
- a CDS encoding protein-disulfide isomerase, translated as MGRKERRAREQKRENYATKHSAEQRKNTLIAIGVFAVIAVIVGYAVWMFVTMDQSTAPGGPENAGALGSDHAHAAIAVRIFGDYFDFSAPAYQIKSSWIHFEGRDGSTIHKHATGVTLGYLFETLSLGLDDKCFVFQDGREFCTNEDYSLKFYYNGKQVPDIRDIEIMEDDRILVSYGGETPEEIEGQLIELENQRIVK; from the coding sequence ATGGGCAGAAAAGAGAGACGAGCACGTGAACAAAAACGTGAAAACTATGCTACAAAACATTCAGCTGAGCAAAGAAAAAACACCCTGATTGCAATTGGTGTCTTTGCAGTAATTGCAGTAATTGTAGGATATGCCGTATGGATGTTTGTCACAATGGATCAAAGTACTGCTCCAGGTGGGCCAGAAAATGCAGGTGCATTAGGCAGTGATCATGCACACGCTGCAATTGCAGTAAGAATATTTGGAGATTATTTCGACTTTTCAGCCCCAGCATATCAAATCAAATCAAGTTGGATTCACTTTGAAGGAAGAGATGGTTCCACAATACACAAACATGCAACAGGAGTTACACTAGGATATCTATTTGAGACACTGTCATTAGGTCTTGATGACAAATGCTTTGTTTTCCAGGATGGGCGAGAGTTCTGTACAAATGAGGACTATTCTCTGAAATTCTACTATAACGGAAAACAAGTTCCAGATATCAGAGACATTGAAATTATGGAAGATGATAGAATTTTAGTTTCATATGGTGGCGAAACACCTGAAGAAATCGAAGGTCAATTAATTGAGTTAGAAAACCAAAGAATAGTCAAATAG
- a CDS encoding HIT domain-containing protein, translating to MTCIFCDILDGKIDGHFLYEDDSHVSFLDKYPIDVGHSLVIPREHHERITDMASEDVGKAFSLVPKIAKAILTATGADAFSLGQNNGRAAKQIIPHVHIHIIPRYNHKGTIWTKRQISTDDELSELAKKIRSVI from the coding sequence ATGACTTGTATCTTTTGTGATATTTTAGATGGCAAGATTGATGGTCACTTTTTGTACGAAGATGACTCTCACGTTTCATTTTTGGATAAATACCCAATCGATGTGGGTCATAGCTTGGTAATTCCTCGCGAACATCATGAAAGGATCACTGACATGGCCTCTGAAGATGTTGGAAAAGCATTTTCTTTGGTCCCAAAAATTGCAAAGGCTATACTAACTGCTACAGGAGCTGATGCGTTTAGCCTTGGCCAAAATAATGGACGTGCTGCAAAACAAATAATTCCTCATGTGCATATCCATATAATTCCCAGGTATAATCACAAGGGAACAATTTGGACTAAACGACAAATATCAACTGATGATGAACTCTCAGAACTTGCAAAAAAGATTCGCAGTGTTATTTAG
- a CDS encoding helicase C-terminal domain-containing protein → MLSLLEKFPQQFVPRNIQKEILSDIEEQFNSGHKKIILCAPTGVGKSLVGATISKHFDSSFTVTASKHLQDQYIKDIPFLKPVKGKSNFPCLKLMSAEKVDNSRRAMRWGLTCEKGECQERTSKNGKEVVEVCKFKPTIKQVEENTQDSDSCHYYLQKYDALVSKHSLWNYHAFFQIMKFNKKLFEDYLDRKVSVFDEAHKIEDQIIQFVGFDIFSGQVDECNLNVDRYDFTDLDSMINLTDDIAYSYAKKIKDIKESPSFEKEPDYELISRLERRYDRAAQAKIDIASDKDNFVVNDPVRDLNGNFRTISVKPIDVSKFANTFFETEYQLFMSATIDKNSFCENMGLNKDDVAFVDAPKSPFPIEHRKIDLLNIRRLSYGSTEEDELEVIKTIDRILDEHSDERGLILTSSIPRCHKILRYLSPKNTRRIRICHSKNKDGKTQDEVISEHASDPTGVLLSSSLWEGVDLKDDLSRFQIIAKVPYPNYKEKRTKAKMDKFPLWYTSQTLTKLLQGFGRSIRSEDDWARTYVLDAAVNNVFFKAQQMIPKSYYDVLGIENL, encoded by the coding sequence ATCCTGTCTCTTTTAGAAAAATTTCCTCAACAATTTGTTCCTAGAAATATTCAAAAGGAAATACTTTCTGATATTGAAGAGCAGTTCAATTCTGGACATAAAAAAATTATTTTGTGTGCTCCTACAGGGGTTGGCAAGTCTCTTGTGGGTGCAACAATCTCCAAACATTTTGATAGTTCTTTTACTGTAACTGCATCAAAACATCTTCAAGATCAATACATCAAAGACATTCCTTTTCTCAAACCTGTAAAGGGCAAATCAAATTTTCCTTGTCTAAAATTAATGTCTGCTGAAAAAGTCGATAATTCTAGAAGGGCAATGAGGTGGGGCCTGACATGTGAGAAAGGAGAGTGTCAGGAAAGGACTAGCAAAAATGGCAAAGAAGTAGTTGAGGTTTGTAAATTCAAGCCTACAATAAAACAAGTTGAGGAAAATACCCAGGATTCTGATTCTTGCCATTACTATCTTCAAAAATACGATGCTCTGGTTTCAAAGCATTCACTTTGGAATTACCATGCATTTTTTCAAATTATGAAATTCAACAAGAAATTATTTGAAGATTATCTAGATCGTAAAGTGTCAGTTTTTGATGAGGCCCATAAAATTGAAGATCAAATTATTCAGTTTGTAGGATTCGATATTTTTAGTGGCCAAGTAGATGAATGTAATCTTAATGTTGACAGATATGATTTTACAGATTTAGATTCTATGATAAATTTAACTGATGATATTGCATACTCTTATGCTAAAAAAATTAAAGACATCAAAGAAAGTCCATCATTTGAAAAGGAACCTGACTATGAATTAATTTCAAGATTGGAACGACGTTATGATAGAGCCGCACAGGCCAAAATTGATATTGCATCTGATAAAGATAATTTTGTTGTAAATGATCCTGTTAGGGATTTAAATGGAAATTTTAGAACAATATCTGTAAAACCAATTGATGTTTCAAAGTTTGCAAATACTTTTTTTGAAACAGAATATCAGCTTTTCATGTCTGCAACAATTGATAAAAACAGTTTTTGTGAAAATATGGGGTTGAACAAAGATGATGTTGCATTTGTTGATGCTCCTAAATCTCCGTTTCCTATTGAACATAGAAAAATTGACTTGCTAAATATTCGACGACTAAGCTATGGTTCCACAGAAGAAGATGAATTAGAAGTAATCAAAACAATTGATAGGATTTTAGATGAACACTCTGATGAACGTGGATTGATTCTTACGTCTTCTATTCCAAGATGTCACAAAATCTTAAGATATCTGTCTCCAAAAAACACTAGAAGAATAAGGATTTGTCATAGTAAGAATAAAGATGGGAAAACCCAAGATGAAGTGATATCTGAGCATGCCTCTGATCCTACAGGGGTCTTGTTATCCTCTTCATTGTGGGAGGGTGTTGATCTCAAAGATGACCTTTCTCGTTTTCAAATAATTGCAAAGGTTCCATATCCAAATTATAAAGAAAAGCGTACAAAAGCCAAGATGGATAAATTCCCTCTTTGGTATACTTCTCAAACCCTTACCAAACTACTACAGGGATTTGGGCGTTCTATTCGAAGTGAGGATGACTGGGCAAGAACATATGTGCTTGATGCTGCAGTAAATAACGTCTTTTTTAAGGCACAACAAATGATTCCAAAATCTTACTATGATGTTTTAGGAATAGAAAACCTGTAG
- a CDS encoding GYD domain-containing protein yields the protein MIKFKKKTKDVVESGKEIMKNPPSGIKIVGTYWTLGKFDAVWIYEAPSEKDAMKLSVMASEVMRFQTMTAVSRDDVMKLLDY from the coding sequence ATGATCAAATTCAAGAAAAAAACAAAAGATGTAGTGGAATCTGGAAAAGAAATTATGAAAAATCCCCCTTCAGGAATAAAGATAGTTGGAACATACTGGACTCTTGGAAAATTTGATGCCGTATGGATCTACGAAGCACCATCTGAAAAAGATGCAATGAAGCTTAGCGTTATGGCAAGTGAAGTAATGCGTTTTCAGACAATGACTGCAGTTTCACGAGATGATGTAATGAAACTGTTAGATTATTAA
- the prf1 gene encoding peptide chain release factor aRF-1, with translation MGKIKIEKQDSVKIYKIRKTLEELSKKSGRGTELITVYIPKGKQLHEIIGTLQQEQGTADNIKSDLTRSHVVDSLGKVVQRLKLYKKTPERGLVMFCGALPPEEGGPLGSEVVKVWEIDPPKDLNQYLYRCDDHFHVDILKDMLKDDNLIGFLAIDAKDAGWGLLHGDKIEVLAQTGSGVAGKHRQGGQSAKRFQKLREMELTYYFNRVAQTTREYFIDIYPVKGLVISGPGPTKEDFINGNYLEYRLQNNIIATIDSSYSGSEGIREAFAKSSDILGNFRLVEEKKLVEDLFREINGNTGKGSYGLKEVIEFLKNNVVETLIITDNTNLHRVEGKCKRCQHMQEEIVERPQVIPKKTEYSNNPCPGCKAMEVEVNEQDIVDYLELLSSKTGSKLEVVSGSAEHGNMLASLGKIGAILRYNPGHAK, from the coding sequence ATGGGCAAAATAAAGATAGAAAAACAAGATTCTGTTAAAATCTATAAAATTAGAAAAACATTGGAAGAGTTATCAAAAAAGTCTGGTCGCGGAACAGAACTAATCACAGTATACATTCCCAAAGGAAAGCAACTTCATGAGATTATTGGAACACTTCAACAAGAACAAGGTACAGCAGACAATATCAAATCAGATCTTACTAGAAGTCATGTTGTAGATTCTTTGGGGAAAGTAGTTCAGAGATTAAAACTCTACAAAAAAACACCTGAAAGAGGATTAGTGATGTTTTGTGGAGCGTTACCTCCAGAAGAAGGCGGTCCATTAGGAAGCGAAGTTGTCAAAGTTTGGGAGATAGACCCACCAAAAGATTTGAATCAATATCTGTACAGATGTGATGACCATTTCCATGTCGACATTTTAAAAGACATGCTCAAGGATGACAATCTGATTGGGTTTTTAGCAATTGATGCAAAAGATGCAGGTTGGGGATTGCTACATGGGGACAAAATTGAAGTACTTGCCCAAACAGGTTCAGGAGTTGCAGGAAAACATAGACAAGGAGGACAATCTGCAAAGAGGTTTCAAAAATTAAGAGAAATGGAGCTGACATATTATTTTAACAGAGTAGCACAAACAACAAGAGAATATTTTATTGATATCTATCCAGTAAAGGGACTTGTCATTTCAGGTCCAGGACCTACAAAAGAAGATTTTATCAATGGAAATTATCTAGAATATCGATTACAAAACAACATCATTGCAACAATTGATTCATCATATTCAGGGTCAGAAGGAATTAGAGAAGCATTTGCAAAGTCTTCAGATATTTTGGGAAACTTTAGACTAGTTGAAGAAAAAAAACTAGTTGAAGACTTGTTCAGAGAGATTAACGGAAATACTGGAAAAGGATCATATGGATTAAAAGAAGTAATCGAGTTTCTAAAAAATAACGTAGTAGAAACCTTGATCATTACAGATAATACAAATTTGCATAGAGTAGAAGGAAAATGTAAACGCTGTCAACACATGCAAGAAGAAATTGTTGAAAGGCCACAAGTAATCCCAAAAAAGACAGAGTATTCTAACAACCCATGTCCTGGATGTAAAGCCATGGAAGTGGAGGTAAACGAACAAGATATTGTAGACTATCTAGAATTACTTTCATCAAAGACAGGTTCAAAATTAGAAGTGGTGTCAGGAAGTGCAGAACACGGAAATATGCTTGCAAGTCTTGGAAAAATTGGCGCGATTTTAAGATACAACCCAGGGCACGCTAAATAA
- a CDS encoding PD-(D/E)XK nuclease family protein, whose amino-acid sequence MPNFAQMLKMREPTLLDREDGHWYQTKFDKIYPSISTILSSTASDEKKNGLSAWRENEPAHEYITTQSQHIGTQSHKIIEDYLSRNLNLEEFDLLPIAHFNNLKPFLENISDVICIEQRMYSDKLKVAGTSDLIARYNGKLSIIDYKTKRKPQVDEYMYEYYLQTTCYAKMFQEVTGEKINQIVILVSSEKNTRQEFIKTCDDYVEPMNERIEKYYLNNEMIS is encoded by the coding sequence ATGCCCAATTTTGCCCAGATGCTAAAAATGCGAGAGCCTACATTGCTTGATAGAGAAGATGGACACTGGTATCAAACAAAATTTGATAAAATCTATCCTTCGATAAGTACAATTTTATCTTCAACTGCATCTGACGAAAAGAAAAATGGCTTGTCTGCCTGGAGGGAAAATGAACCTGCTCATGAATACATCACCACACAGTCTCAACACATTGGAACTCAATCTCATAAAATTATTGAAGATTATTTGAGCAGAAATTTGAATTTAGAAGAATTTGATTTACTTCCAATTGCTCATTTTAATAATTTAAAGCCCTTCTTAGAAAATATTTCAGATGTAATATGTATTGAACAACGAATGTATTCTGACAAGCTAAAGGTTGCAGGAACAAGTGATCTAATAGCAAGATACAATGGAAAATTATCTATTATTGATTATAAGACAAAAAGAAAACCCCAAGTTGATGAATACATGTATGAATATTACCTACAAACTACCTGTTATGCCAAAATGTTTCAAGAAGTTACGGGAGAAAAAATTAACCAAATAGTAATTCTTGTAAGCAGTGAAAAAAACACTCGTCAGGAATTCATTAAAACATGTGATGATTATGTTGAACCCATGAATGAAAGAATAGAAAAATACTATCTAAACAATGAGATGATCTCATGA
- a CDS encoding GIY-YIG nuclease family protein translates to MELLDDKMRVWLESAKFVKPNPGVYVLYNRNKDPIYIGESNNLEKTFTKYVDTDFEGNECKQKTQFYQRVFSDNSKELQLQLIDQFRSETNELPTCNSEIKIETH, encoded by the coding sequence ATGGAATTATTAGATGATAAGATGAGAGTATGGCTAGAGAGCGCAAAATTTGTAAAACCAAATCCAGGCGTATATGTTCTATACAACAGAAACAAAGACCCAATCTACATCGGAGAAAGTAATAATCTGGAAAAAACATTCACAAAATATGTTGACACAGATTTTGAAGGAAATGAATGCAAACAAAAAACTCAATTTTATCAAAGAGTATTCTCAGATAATTCAAAAGAACTTCAATTACAATTGATTGATCAATTTAGAAGTGAGACAAATGAATTGCCCACATGTAATTCAGAGATAAAGATAGAGACACATTAA
- a CDS encoding anthranilate synthase component I family protein, whose product MDTFGKTQAKVVPLDLSENQFQIYNKISRNYSHSFLFESLTGPEVLAETSVMGFDPKIILKGYSDKVEVIQNDKTSTIQTRNPFEELKKLLGKSEDQSYRYLGGAVGVVNYDAIRMVEDIPDSHNSPQPLMEFGVYDDGLLYDNVHKKLFYFYHDENRFDKLVMSDDKFGEFHSSDVKPNMNESKFSEIVNKAKKYIHDGDIFQVVLSRKFAFDTDGDNLTLYKTLRKLNPSPYMYHLKQDKKTIIGASPEMLVRITEDKVETFPIAGTRKITSDEEKNKQLADELIHDEKELAEHTMLVDLGRNDIGRVCKYGTVHPESLMEIKRFSHVQHIVSHVVGNLAPENDMFDAFQAVFPAGTVSGAPKVRAMEIIDELETEARGPYAGAVGYFSYNGCCDFAIAIRSIFIEDGKGFVQSGAGIVSDSIPENEFKETEHKAGAMLQALKEASS is encoded by the coding sequence GTGGACACCTTTGGAAAGACTCAGGCAAAAGTAGTACCCCTAGATTTATCTGAAAACCAATTTCAAATTTATAATAAAATTTCAAGAAATTATTCTCATTCATTTCTCTTTGAATCACTAACAGGTCCAGAGGTTTTGGCTGAAACTTCGGTAATGGGTTTTGATCCTAAAATAATTCTAAAAGGCTATTCAGATAAAGTTGAAGTCATACAAAATGATAAAACCAGCACAATTCAAACTAGAAATCCATTTGAAGAGTTGAAAAAACTTCTTGGAAAATCAGAGGATCAGAGCTATAGATATCTTGGAGGAGCAGTAGGAGTTGTAAATTATGATGCAATTAGAATGGTCGAAGACATTCCAGATAGTCACAATTCGCCACAACCGTTAATGGAGTTTGGAGTATATGATGATGGGCTATTATATGATAATGTACACAAAAAACTATTTTATTTTTATCACGATGAGAATCGATTTGATAAATTAGTAATGAGTGATGATAAGTTTGGTGAATTTCATTCAAGTGATGTTAAACCAAACATGAATGAATCAAAATTTTCTGAAATTGTAAACAAAGCAAAAAAATACATTCATGATGGAGATATTTTTCAAGTAGTATTATCACGTAAATTCGCATTTGATACAGACGGAGATAATCTTACACTTTACAAAACATTAAGAAAACTAAATCCATCACCATACATGTACCATCTAAAGCAAGATAAAAAAACAATAATCGGAGCTTCACCTGAAATGTTAGTTAGAATTACAGAGGACAAAGTAGAAACATTTCCAATTGCAGGAACTAGAAAAATTACATCTGATGAAGAGAAGAATAAACAGTTAGCTGATGAATTAATTCATGATGAAAAAGAGTTGGCAGAACACACCATGCTTGTGGATTTGGGAAGAAATGATATTGGAAGAGTATGCAAATACGGAACAGTTCATCCAGAGTCATTAATGGAGATAAAACGGTTCAGTCATGTTCAGCATATTGTTAGCCATGTGGTAGGCAATTTAGCACCTGAAAATGACATGTTTGATGCTTTTCAGGCAGTGTTTCCAGCAGGAACAGTATCAGGTGCGCCCAAAGTCAGGGCTATGGAGATCATAGACGAGCTTGAGACTGAAGCTAGAGGACCTTATGCAGGGGCAGTAGGATATTTCTCATATAATGGATGCTGTGATTTCGCAATTGCCATTAGAAGCATATTCATCGAAGACGGAAAAGGATTTGTCCAGTCAGGGGCAGGAATTGTTTCAGATTCGATTCCAGAAAATGAGTTCAAAGAAACAGAACACAAAGCTGGAGCGATGCTGCAAGCACTAAAGGAGGCATCATCATGA
- the ilvD gene encoding dihydroxy-acid dehydratase, with protein sequence MEISSRNVVEGTSRAPQRAMYKAMGLDDNDLSKQFIGVCHTGNEATPCNIHLPRLALKAKEGVSDTGATPREFSTIAVSDGIAMGHEGMKSSLVSREIIADSIELMVRAHQYDALVGIAGCDKSLPGTMMAMARLNIPSVFVYGGTIMPGMLDGKELTVVDVYEAVGAYDAGQLSLEGLKNIENTACPNEGSCGGMFTANTMASISEAIGLALPGSASPPAEDDRREKMVYDTGVACAKLLQMNIRPKEILTFEAFENAITMLNSVGGSTNGILHLLALANEVGIKLTYDDFERVRKKTPHLADMKPGGNYVMNSLDKIGGIPFVLKKLLDKGLLHENCITVTGKTIKENLTSMSMPEADQQIVRSIENPIHTVGTAVILKGSLAPEGAVIKTAGVEMTKFTGKARVFDREEFAFEAVKKGEIDEGHVVVIRYEGPKGGPGMREMLATTAALVGQGLGKKVAMVTDGRFSGGTRGFMVGHVAPEAYVGGPIALVKDDDEITIDVETNLIELHVSSEELEDRRKQWNPPKPNYTTGALAKFATLVGSAAEGAITKANP encoded by the coding sequence ATGGAAATTTCTAGCAGAAACGTTGTAGAAGGAACTTCCCGTGCACCACAAAGAGCAATGTACAAAGCTATGGGATTAGATGACAATGATTTATCAAAGCAGTTCATTGGAGTATGCCATACAGGAAACGAAGCAACACCATGTAACATTCATCTTCCCAGATTAGCATTAAAAGCTAAAGAAGGTGTCTCAGATACAGGTGCAACACCTAGAGAATTTTCAACAATTGCTGTAAGTGATGGAATTGCTATGGGACATGAAGGAATGAAATCTTCTTTGGTTTCTCGTGAAATAATTGCAGATTCTATTGAATTAATGGTAAGAGCCCATCAATATGATGCACTGGTAGGAATTGCAGGTTGCGATAAGAGTCTTCCAGGCACAATGATGGCAATGGCAAGACTAAACATCCCATCAGTATTTGTTTATGGAGGAACCATCATGCCAGGAATGCTAGATGGAAAAGAACTAACAGTTGTAGATGTCTATGAGGCAGTTGGCGCATATGATGCAGGTCAATTATCATTAGAAGGACTCAAAAATATTGAAAATACTGCATGTCCAAATGAAGGATCTTGTGGAGGTATGTTTACTGCAAATACAATGGCATCAATATCAGAAGCTATTGGTCTTGCATTACCAGGTAGTGCCAGTCCTCCAGCAGAAGATGATAGAAGAGAAAAGATGGTATATGATACAGGAGTGGCATGTGCAAAATTATTACAGATGAATATTAGACCTAAAGAGATTCTTACTTTTGAGGCATTTGAGAATGCAATTACCATGTTAAATTCAGTTGGGGGTTCAACTAACGGAATTTTACATTTACTTGCACTTGCAAATGAAGTAGGTATCAAATTAACATATGATGATTTTGAAAGAGTGAGAAAAAAGACACCACATCTAGCAGACATGAAGCCTGGTGGAAACTATGTAATGAATTCACTTGATAAAATTGGTGGAATCCCATTTGTACTAAAGAAGTTACTTGACAAAGGACTATTACATGAAAATTGTATTACAGTTACTGGAAAAACTATCAAAGAGAATTTAACTTCAATGAGTATGCCTGAAGCAGATCAGCAAATAGTAAGGTCAATAGAGAACCCAATACATACAGTAGGTACTGCAGTTATACTCAAAGGCTCACTTGCACCAGAAGGAGCAGTGATAAAAACTGCAGGTGTAGAGATGACAAAATTTACAGGAAAAGCACGGGTTTTTGATAGAGAGGAATTTGCATTTGAAGCCGTAAAAAAAGGAGAAATTGACGAAGGTCATGTTGTCGTAATCAGATATGAAGGACCAAAAGGAGGTCCAGGTATGAGAGAGATGCTAGCTACAACTGCAGCACTAGTAGGTCAAGGATTAGGAAAAAAAGTTGCAATGGTAACTGATGGGCGATTTTCAGGAGGAACAAGAGGATTCATGGTAGGCCACGTAGCACCTGAGGCATATGTGGGAGGACCAATAGCACTAGTAAAAGATGATGATGAAATCACAATAGATGTTGAGACTAATCTAATTGAACTTCACGTATCATCTGAAGAATTGGAAGATAGAAGAAAACAGTGGAATCCTCCAAAACCAAATTACACAACAGGAGCTTTGGCAAAATTTGCAACTCTAGTTGGTTCAGCAGCAGAAGGCGCAATCACCAAAGCTAATCCATAG